The Pseudomonadota bacterium region ATGCGGGGCGGATCGACCTTGTAGCCACCGCCCCAGCGGCCCAAATCACCAAAGCCGCCATACGCCGGAGTCCCTGTCTCGACCTCCGCGTACTGCGCCGGAATTTCGCCGATAAAGCGGGAGGGGATGCTGTCGCTCCACAGGCCGCGCACCATCCGGCGGGCCGCGTGGGTGATGCAGGCGAATACCCGCGCGCGCGTCAGGCCCACATAGGCCAGGCGGCGTTCCTCCTCCAGCCCTGACAATCCGCTTTCTTCCAGCGACCGCTGACCAGGGAAGACCCCCTCCTCCCACCCGGGCAGGAAGATCGTGTTGAACTCCAGCCCCTTGGCCCCATGCAGGGTCATGATGCTGACCATGTCTGTGCTGCTGCCCTCGTTGGCGTCCATGACCAGGCTGACGTACTCCAGAAACCCTTCCAGGGTCTCGAACTCGCCCATGGCGTTGACCAGTTCCTTCAGGTTTTCCAGCCGGCCCTGCGTCTCGGGCGATTTGTCCTGTTTCCACATGTCGGTGTAGCCGGATTCGTCCAGCACCATCTGGGCTAGTTCCATGTGTGATACAGAGGCCGACCGCCAGTGATCGAACTGGCCTACCAGCTGGCGCAGGGTCGTGCGCATCTTTGGCTTCAGCTCGTCCGTTTCCACCAGGCGGGCCGCAGTCTCAAACATGGACACACCAAGAGTCCGGGCGGCCTGGTGCAGCTGCTGGACCGTTGCATCGCCAATCCCCCGTTTTGGCACGTTGATGATC contains the following coding sequences:
- a CDS encoding DNA helicase II translates to IINVPKRGIGDATVQQLHQAARTLGVSMFETAARLVETDELKPKMRTTLRQLVGQFDHWRSASVSHMELAQMVLDESGYTDMWKQDKSPETQGRLENLKELVNAMGEFETLEGFLEYVSLVMDANEGSSTDMVSIMTLHGAKGLEFNTIFLPGWEEGVFPGQRSLEESGLSGLEEERRLAYVGLTRARVFACITHAARRMVRGLWSDSIPSRFIGEIPAQYAEVETGTPAYGGFGDLGRWGGGYKVDPPRMGTRSSPGLLEGVSYRVQARPAQAEGAFTSGMRVFHEKFGAGQVMAVEGDKLDIAFDRSGRKKVMAGFVRVGEGE